The following coding sequences lie in one Sinorhizobium fredii USDA 257 genomic window:
- a CDS encoding NAD(P)-dependent oxidoreductase, translated as MVGSPTDEAFLKQHVAGHDAVILAIGIDSTGRTTLFSETAKAVIAAMKAAGARRLVVITGIGAGNTKGHGGWVYNHVIYPLFTHNRYTDKDRQEAMIEQTDLDWTIIRPAPFAAHAGNGPWQVVTEIPEELQLRSITRAEGVTFILDCIENGSFIRQKPFIGHS; from the coding sequence ATAGTTGGCTCGCCTACCGATGAAGCGTTTTTGAAACAGCATGTTGCCGGTCACGACGCCGTCATTCTTGCGATCGGCATCGACAGCACTGGCAGAACGACGTTGTTCTCGGAGACCGCCAAAGCCGTCATAGCCGCGATGAAGGCGGCGGGTGCCAGACGCCTCGTGGTGATTACCGGGATCGGGGCCGGGAACACCAAAGGCCACGGAGGGTGGGTCTACAATCACGTCATCTATCCCCTCTTCACCCACAACCGCTATACTGACAAGGATCGGCAAGAAGCGATGATTGAGCAAACCGATCTGGATTGGACTATCATTCGACCTGCCCCCTTTGCCGCTCATGCCGGAAACGGGCCGTGGCAGGTCGTCACGGAAATCCCGGAGGAGCTGCAACTCCGCTCCATTACCCGTGCGGAGGGCGTCACCTTCATCCTCGATTGCATCGAGAACGGCAGTTTCATACGTCAAAAACCTTTTATAGGGCATTCTTGA
- a CDS encoding restriction endonuclease has product MSVEIQLDMGEGLSYLSARSPEQRIRRDNPDKGDAGKGKQGGHMSQPSKVAVGTEYEKLARDIYERIIRAEGVETIEVEHNKIVTGKSGCNHQIDVYWEFRIAGKTYRTAIECKAFSSEVSIGRIRDFYGVLVDVNNLSGLFVTKVGFQSGARRFAEHYGITLKELREPTATDWSGRAKDIHLKCHVVQVDIVEFAPRVSQAFLDTLPPEGIGLSGGIMTDEQIVFDASGAPVASLEDLRQRLPSSNETLKGQQHYFKFPGHILRIEGYDLPLDGIDIVYDVNIETEEVISRGEEIVQAIIKDALDGDLTVVHHDGTVKKVPA; this is encoded by the coding sequence ATGTCGGTGGAAATCCAACTCGACATGGGTGAGGGACTTTCATATCTGTCGGCGAGGTCGCCTGAGCAGCGGATACGCCGGGACAATCCCGATAAGGGCGATGCAGGGAAAGGAAAACAAGGAGGTCATATGTCACAGCCGAGTAAGGTAGCTGTAGGCACGGAGTATGAGAAACTGGCTCGCGACATCTACGAGCGGATCATCAGGGCCGAGGGCGTCGAGACGATCGAGGTGGAGCACAACAAGATTGTCACCGGCAAATCCGGTTGCAACCACCAGATCGACGTTTACTGGGAATTCCGCATCGCCGGCAAGACGTATCGGACGGCAATCGAATGCAAGGCGTTTTCCAGCGAGGTCTCGATCGGACGAATCCGCGACTTCTATGGGGTCCTTGTCGACGTCAACAACCTCAGCGGCCTGTTCGTCACCAAGGTGGGGTTCCAGAGCGGTGCAAGAAGGTTCGCCGAGCATTATGGAATTACCTTGAAGGAGTTGAGAGAACCGACCGCAACTGACTGGAGCGGGCGCGCCAAGGACATCCACCTCAAGTGCCATGTCGTCCAGGTCGACATAGTGGAATTCGCACCTCGAGTGAGCCAGGCATTCCTCGACACTCTCCCGCCCGAAGGCATCGGACTGTCAGGAGGTATCATGACCGACGAGCAGATCGTATTCGACGCTTCAGGCGCTCCGGTTGCCAGCTTGGAAGATCTTAGGCAGCGCCTACCGAGCAGCAACGAGACGCTTAAAGGCCAGCAGCACTATTTTAAGTTCCCTGGACACATTCTTCGAATTGAAGGGTACGACCTGCCTCTCGATGGCATCGATATTGTCTATGACGTGAACATCGAAACAGAAGAAGTGATCTCCCGTGGGGAAGAGATCGTGCAGGCGATCATCAAGGACGCGTTGGACGGAGACCTAACCGTCGTCCACCATGACGGCACGGTGAAGAAGGTCCCCGCTTGA
- a CDS encoding excalibur calcium-binding domain-containing protein, which yields MASENGGRHFRNCAAARAAGAAPIRFGEPTNAGSLTGMATAWRPRRKG from the coding sequence GTGGCTTCCGAAAACGGTGGACGCCACTTTAGGAATTGCGCCGCCGCGCGCGCGGCTGGTGCAGCGCCGATTCGTTTCGGCGAGCCGACTAACGCCGGAAGCTTGACCGGGATGGCGACGGCGTGGCGTCCGCGGAGGAAGGGGTAA
- a CDS encoding nucleotidyltransferase domain-containing protein, producing the protein MARSERESAIRNPLTFVLGVDSSLRVLRALVQHGGMLAASEIVRMSRLSRESVRLGLRSLESMGIVAWSGSAHARVYRFNDSHYLAPVLTALFEAEKERFLAVLDTVRQSAADKPVFSLFIYGSAARGDDGPDSDLDIGLVARADDLAAVVAGVREALREPSEKLGFLPNVVGLDFNDVRRLAGGEDPWWKNVKQDAVVLCGSRPEDAISLRGELRG; encoded by the coding sequence TTGGCCCGTTCGGAACGAGAAAGCGCGATCAGAAATCCCCTAACTTTCGTGCTCGGCGTGGACTCAAGCCTCAGGGTTCTACGCGCGCTGGTGCAGCATGGAGGGATGCTTGCAGCTTCCGAGATCGTCCGGATGAGCCGACTGTCCCGTGAAAGCGTGCGGCTCGGACTTCGCTCGCTTGAGTCCATGGGGATTGTCGCCTGGTCAGGGTCGGCACATGCGAGGGTATACCGCTTTAATGACAGCCACTATCTCGCGCCGGTGTTGACGGCGCTTTTTGAAGCCGAGAAAGAACGGTTTTTGGCGGTCCTGGATACAGTACGCCAGAGTGCTGCCGACAAGCCCGTCTTCAGCCTTTTCATCTATGGCAGCGCGGCTCGCGGGGATGACGGGCCGGATAGCGACCTCGACATCGGCCTGGTCGCAAGGGCGGACGACCTCGCCGCAGTGGTGGCGGGCGTCCGGGAGGCATTGAGGGAGCCGTCAGAGAAGTTGGGCTTTCTGCCGAATGTTGTCGGACTCGACTTCAATGATGTCCGTCGTCTTGCTGGAGGCGAGGACCCGTGGTGGAAGAACGTCAAGCAGGATGCTGTCGTGCTTTGCGGTAGCCGCCCCGAAGACGCTATTTCACTTCGAGGGGAACTGCGTGGCTAG
- the dinB gene encoding DNA polymerase IV: protein MTSRSSENSRTSDPARQRKIIHIDMDAFYASVEQRDNPELRGKPVAVGGSAARGVVAAASYEARKFGVHSAMPSVTAKRKCPDLIFVIPRFDVYRAVSEQIRQIFAEYTPLIEPLSLDEAYLDVTENLKGMEIATDIAEEIRAKIKATTGLTASAGVSYNKFLAKMASDQRKPDGLFVITPRNGPAFVEALPVKKFHGVGPATAERMKRLGIETGLDLKTRSLVFLQEHFGKSGAYFYGIARGIDQREVKPDRVRKSVGAEDTFAEDLLEFEPASKELVPLVEKVWRYCEANAISARTVTVKIKYSDFTQATRSRTLPVPVTGPAEIAEIARALLSMVYPFRRSIRLLGVTLSSLDAAIDPPVSQLKLAL from the coding sequence ATGACATCCCGTAGCAGCGAAAATTCACGGACATCTGACCCGGCGCGACAGCGCAAGATCATCCATATCGACATGGACGCCTTTTACGCATCTGTGGAACAGCGTGACAATCCGGAACTGCGCGGCAAGCCAGTCGCAGTCGGCGGCTCTGCCGCACGGGGCGTCGTCGCCGCGGCAAGCTACGAGGCGCGGAAGTTCGGAGTGCATTCCGCGATGCCTTCTGTCACGGCCAAGCGCAAGTGCCCTGACCTCATCTTCGTCATTCCGCGTTTCGACGTGTACCGTGCCGTATCCGAGCAAATCCGGCAGATTTTTGCTGAGTACACGCCGCTCATCGAGCCTCTGTCTCTCGACGAGGCCTATCTCGACGTCACCGAAAACCTGAAGGGCATGGAGATCGCAACCGACATCGCCGAGGAGATCCGGGCAAAGATCAAGGCAACGACGGGTCTCACCGCCTCGGCCGGAGTGAGCTACAACAAGTTCTTGGCGAAGATGGCGAGCGACCAGCGCAAGCCCGATGGTCTTTTCGTAATTACACCCAGGAACGGCCCCGCCTTCGTCGAGGCGTTGCCAGTGAAAAAGTTCCACGGTGTAGGTCCGGCGACGGCTGAGCGAATGAAACGGCTCGGCATCGAAACGGGCCTGGACCTCAAGACAAGGTCGCTCGTTTTCCTACAGGAGCACTTTGGAAAATCCGGCGCCTATTTCTATGGGATTGCCCGCGGCATCGACCAGCGAGAGGTCAAGCCAGACCGCGTGCGCAAGTCAGTTGGTGCCGAGGACACTTTTGCTGAAGACCTCCTCGAGTTCGAGCCTGCCTCCAAGGAACTCGTCCCCCTCGTCGAGAAGGTCTGGCGCTACTGCGAGGCGAACGCGATCAGCGCCCGGACAGTTACCGTGAAGATCAAGTACTCGGATTTTACCCAGGCGACGCGAAGCAGAACCCTCCCCGTCCCTGTAACCGGACCGGCTGAGATTGCTGAGATCGCGAGGGCGCTGCTTTCTATGGTGTATCCATTCAGGCGCAGCATCCGCCTCCTCGGCGTCACCTTGTCTTCGTTAGATGCCGCGATCGATCCGCCGGTTTCGCAGCTCAAGCTGGCTCTATGA